One Tolypothrix bouteillei VB521301 DNA window includes the following coding sequences:
- a CDS encoding RNA polymerase sigma factor SigF yields MPTTVTNELKHEIWQLLREYQLSGSASVRNQLVQLNFGLVRKEAHYWMNQCHESYEDLLQVGCLGLIRAIERFEISKGHAFSSFAIPYIRGEIQHYLRDKGVTVRIPRRWLALQQQAIGVSRSWREKYNRQPTDSELAVALEISLDEWQEIKLAWANRAPLSLDVPVQDGDEGATCLGELVPDNRYRSFQLAQEDQIRLQQALVQLENRTREVLEFVFLQDLTQKQVAERLGISVVTVSRRVKKGLDVLKNLMTVAED; encoded by the coding sequence ATGCCAACTACAGTCACCAATGAACTGAAGCATGAGATTTGGCAGTTGTTGCGAGAATACCAACTGTCTGGAAGCGCTAGTGTTCGCAACCAGCTGGTACAACTGAATTTTGGACTTGTGAGAAAAGAAGCTCATTACTGGATGAATCAGTGTCATGAAAGTTATGAGGATTTGCTCCAAGTAGGATGTTTGGGCTTAATTCGGGCTATTGAAAGATTTGAAATTTCCAAAGGACACGCTTTTAGTTCCTTTGCAATTCCCTATATTCGTGGTGAAATTCAACACTACCTTCGCGATAAAGGTGTGACTGTACGAATTCCCCGGCGATGGTTGGCTCTACAACAGCAAGCCATAGGAGTTTCGCGTTCTTGGCGAGAAAAATACAATCGCCAACCAACTGATTCTGAGTTAGCAGTAGCATTAGAAATTTCTTTAGACGAATGGCAGGAAATCAAACTAGCTTGGGCTAATCGCGCTCCACTTAGCTTGGATGTACCCGTGCAGGATGGAGATGAAGGAGCTACTTGTTTGGGAGAATTAGTTCCAGATAATCGCTACCGCAGCTTTCAATTAGCACAAGAAGACCAAATTCGCTTGCAACAAGCTCTCGTACAGTTAGAAAACCGGACTCGGGAGGTGTTGGAATTTGTGTTTTTACAAGATTTAACGCAGAAACAAGTGGCAGAACGTCTCGGTATCAGTGTAGTCACTGTTTCTCGAAGGGTGAAAAAAGGGCTGGATGTACTGAAAAACCTAATGACAGTGGCAGAAGACTAA